From a region of the Paenibacillus sp. FSL R10-2734 genome:
- a CDS encoding penicillin-binding protein 2 — protein MRNNKHRRVFSGLLILSAAVAVLILRLAWVQLIMKEQTVPGTKYTLSKMAEIQSERETVLDSGRGRLYDRKSEPLAGETIWTAAFFPQEEKTKKSVTKVVYEEDKPMHRLAAILGVSYEQLLNKRSSLKEPLLWPSSVGKGPLELTPAQAEEVSALGIDGVGVLPFARRYDGNSSGRQWLGYLSEAVVHAGDKASPTGLRIPMTGTDGLEKTLEPLLQGVGHTEAYAQVDARGNRFPGSPIQVRAPGNPYYPLSLYTTIDKKLQEGIEELALKSGMKEGAVVVLDTGTGDIEAMVSLPFYNPEKISPQGGEWNNRALQAAVPGSIFKIVTAAAALEAGVTSADELFYCSGQYEKYGLSCLKGKGHGPLTLEQGFAVSCNTVFAALAERLSGVQLQSTALALGLGRDISWQAEKTLGFPLLKPLSGEQKGTIFTTLLPDDKGARVQTAIGQRDVQVTPLQAANLIVTLLHGGEVRAPRILQRVTFANGQKLEELPGHLSPSSAGTISESTARQLLSMMRKVVTEGTGTRLQSTHWPVAGKSGTAQTLVKGVARNNQWFIGYGPVDHPRYAVSVAVENVAPDSPHLAIKLFGQVFDLLSVSSEA, from the coding sequence TTGCGTAATAACAAACACCGTCGTGTATTCAGCGGTCTTCTTATTTTATCGGCGGCTGTAGCCGTGTTGATCCTTAGGCTGGCGTGGGTTCAACTAATTATGAAGGAACAGACTGTTCCTGGAACGAAATATACACTCTCTAAGATGGCTGAAATTCAGAGTGAACGGGAGACTGTGCTCGACAGCGGGCGGGGTCGGCTGTATGACCGTAAGAGTGAGCCGCTTGCTGGGGAAACCATTTGGACTGCGGCGTTTTTTCCACAAGAGGAGAAGACTAAGAAATCTGTGACGAAGGTTGTTTACGAAGAAGATAAACCCATGCACCGACTGGCCGCCATTCTGGGTGTCAGCTATGAACAACTGTTGAATAAGCGTTCTTCCCTTAAAGAACCTTTGCTCTGGCCATCATCGGTGGGAAAAGGGCCACTCGAACTTACACCGGCGCAAGCAGAAGAAGTAAGTGCGCTGGGTATCGATGGAGTAGGCGTACTCCCTTTTGCACGCAGATATGATGGGAATTCTTCAGGTCGGCAATGGCTAGGATATTTATCAGAAGCCGTCGTGCATGCTGGAGATAAAGCTTCACCTACGGGTCTTAGAATTCCGATGACAGGCACGGACGGATTAGAAAAGACGCTAGAGCCATTGCTTCAAGGTGTAGGTCATACTGAGGCTTATGCTCAAGTGGATGCGCGCGGGAATCGCTTTCCAGGCAGCCCCATTCAAGTTAGGGCTCCAGGCAATCCCTATTATCCTCTGTCTTTATATACAACGATTGATAAAAAGCTTCAGGAAGGAATCGAGGAGCTAGCGCTCAAATCCGGAATGAAAGAAGGAGCCGTCGTGGTGTTAGACACCGGAACGGGAGATATTGAAGCGATGGTATCTTTACCCTTCTACAACCCAGAGAAGATATCTCCTCAAGGGGGCGAGTGGAATAATCGGGCGCTTCAGGCAGCCGTTCCTGGATCGATTTTTAAAATCGTTACAGCCGCCGCAGCGTTAGAAGCTGGAGTGACCTCTGCTGACGAGCTCTTTTATTGTTCAGGGCAATATGAGAAATATGGACTCTCGTGTCTGAAAGGAAAAGGACACGGCCCCCTTACGCTAGAGCAAGGATTCGCCGTGTCCTGTAATACTGTATTTGCTGCTTTGGCTGAGCGCTTGAGCGGAGTTCAGCTTCAATCGACTGCACTCGCGCTAGGACTCGGAAGAGATATTAGCTGGCAAGCAGAAAAGACGCTTGGGTTTCCACTCCTAAAACCACTATCTGGAGAGCAAAAGGGAACCATATTTACTACATTGCTTCCAGATGATAAGGGAGCCAGGGTGCAGACTGCAATTGGACAACGAGATGTACAAGTTACGCCTTTACAAGCAGCTAATCTTATTGTAACGCTTCTGCATGGGGGTGAAGTAAGGGCGCCGAGAATTTTGCAGCGAGTAACATTCGCGAACGGGCAGAAGCTGGAGGAGCTGCCTGGACATTTATCCCCTTCATCGGCAGGGACAATCTCTGAGTCAACAGCCCGCCAGTTACTGTCCATGATGCGCAAAGTAGTGACGGAAGGAACCGGAACCCGCCTACAAAGCACACACTGGCCCGTTGCAGGTAAGTCAGGTACAGCACAGACGCTAGTTAAGGGTGTGGCTCGTAACAATCAATGGTTTATCGGCTATGGTCCGGTGGATCACCCAAGATATGCGGTATCAGTCGCTGTAGAGAATGTTGCTCCAGATAGTCCGCATCTTGCCATTAAGCTGTTTGGTCAAGTATTTGATTTGTTATCGGTTTCTTCAGAAGCTTGA
- a CDS encoding methyl-accepting chemotaxis protein has product MKVQVKKEKRPFQLHPSKSIGVRLFLIFFVSTMVLVLSLGYTSYSVAKHTIETNALSANQQTVVQTAEKFDVELLRYEDGLERILYNNDIQHALNQGNNPTTSNEERKVLSSQISTELNDWLTASNGVEAVYLIPMNEGTPMSSAGKKDSAFIESFRESSWFKQLEEKPQSLWIPRTLQGQEGNTSGVVHLAKSIAGESKGSGYIVINDIRISDLENHLRKVDLGPSSYMQLLTTKDELIASSQQVGTDTYLNLGGTLLNGLQNTAGSLPTKDEKGKSILAVYGTLENSGWRLLGVVPAENLTKDALRILKTTYIIVAFAAVIAILMGYWMVRMVSRPLNRLKNLMSEGAEGNLGVRTNITSRDEIGQLSSSFNMMMERITELVNHTNETARKVMETADELSGVSRKTAAAAMDIASATEEIAAGAGSLALEADRGNELTGQISVQMDVVNSATHEMDHTVHSIGELSAEGFNRLKELLNETNMTGVKTNQLVRKVNELTETASSVMKVLNVLQNITQQTNILSLNATIEAARAGEAGRGFMVVADEIRQLADQSKESIAVVAEITDTVMRDMNETVVVLSEVAPLFNQQMTSVQSTSEIFVSVQDQMQQFIARLNSVTSSMDSLSQSQKVLSDSMCNVSSIAEESSAASQEVASLSGEQQSVSDQLVELSVKLEDASLQLREKLSKFSV; this is encoded by the coding sequence ATGAAGGTACAAGTGAAAAAAGAAAAAAGGCCATTCCAGCTGCATCCATCCAAATCCATTGGGGTGCGGCTTTTTCTCATCTTCTTTGTTTCGACAATGGTGCTCGTACTCTCGCTCGGCTACACTTCCTATTCCGTAGCTAAGCATACGATCGAGACTAATGCGCTGTCAGCCAATCAACAGACAGTCGTCCAAACCGCAGAGAAGTTTGATGTGGAATTGCTACGTTATGAGGATGGTTTAGAAAGAATCCTTTACAACAATGACATTCAGCATGCACTCAATCAAGGGAATAATCCCACCACAAGCAATGAAGAACGTAAGGTACTGTCTAGCCAGATTAGTACGGAGCTAAATGATTGGCTCACTGCTTCAAACGGTGTAGAGGCCGTATATCTCATTCCTATGAATGAGGGGACTCCAATGTCTTCTGCGGGCAAAAAAGACAGCGCTTTTATTGAGAGTTTCAGAGAATCCTCATGGTTTAAGCAGCTAGAGGAGAAGCCACAGAGTTTATGGATTCCACGTACATTACAGGGGCAGGAAGGAAATACATCAGGAGTTGTTCATTTGGCGAAATCGATTGCTGGTGAATCTAAAGGTTCGGGATACATAGTCATTAACGATATCAGAATTAGCGATTTAGAAAATCATCTTCGTAAAGTTGATCTTGGACCAAGCTCCTACATGCAATTGCTGACAACTAAGGATGAATTGATCGCCTCCTCCCAGCAAGTGGGGACGGATACATATTTAAATCTAGGAGGAACGCTTCTCAACGGTTTGCAGAATACGGCAGGGTCATTGCCAACTAAGGATGAGAAGGGGAAATCCATATTAGCTGTATATGGAACACTAGAAAACTCGGGATGGAGATTACTTGGTGTTGTTCCGGCTGAGAATTTGACGAAAGACGCGCTCCGGATTCTCAAGACTACTTATATTATTGTTGCCTTTGCCGCTGTTATCGCCATTCTGATGGGCTACTGGATGGTCAGAATGGTTTCGCGACCATTGAACAGACTTAAGAATCTGATGTCTGAGGGAGCCGAAGGGAATCTGGGGGTGCGGACGAATATCACCTCACGTGATGAGATCGGTCAGTTGTCCAGTTCCTTTAACATGATGATGGAACGGATAACAGAGCTGGTTAACCATACGAATGAAACTGCTCGGAAGGTAATGGAAACTGCCGATGAGCTCAGCGGTGTTTCGCGTAAGACAGCTGCTGCGGCAATGGATATTGCCTCGGCAACGGAAGAAATAGCGGCTGGTGCAGGTAGTCTGGCTTTGGAAGCCGATCGTGGTAATGAGCTGACGGGGCAAATTTCAGTGCAGATGGATGTGGTCAATTCGGCTACGCACGAGATGGATCACACCGTACACAGCATCGGTGAGCTCAGTGCGGAAGGCTTTAACAGGTTGAAAGAACTACTAAATGAGACGAACATGACTGGAGTGAAGACCAATCAGCTTGTTAGGAAGGTTAATGAGCTGACTGAAACAGCATCTTCTGTTATGAAGGTTCTTAATGTCCTGCAAAACATTACACAGCAGACGAATATTTTGTCTCTGAATGCAACCATTGAAGCAGCAAGAGCAGGCGAGGCTGGTCGAGGATTCATGGTGGTGGCCGATGAAATTCGCCAGCTCGCGGATCAATCGAAAGAGTCTATCGCTGTTGTGGCAGAAATAACAGATACCGTTATGAGAGATATGAACGAAACGGTTGTGGTCCTTTCGGAAGTTGCGCCGCTCTTTAATCAGCAAATGACTTCAGTGCAGAGCACTAGTGAAATCTTCGTATCTGTGCAGGATCAGATGCAGCAGTTCATTGCCCGTCTGAATTCTGTAACTTCGTCGATGGACAGCTTGAGCCAATCGCAAAAGGTTCTATCAGATTCGATGTGTAACGTAAGCTCTATAGCTGAGGAATCGTCAGCTGCTTCTCAAGAGGTTGCATCTCTTAGTGGGGAGCAACAAAGTGTAAGCGATCAATTGGTGGAGCTTTCTGTGAAGCTGGAGGATGCATCCTTACAGTTAAGGGAGAAATTGTCGAAGTTCAGCGTGTAG
- a CDS encoding alpha/beta fold hydrolase: MGSDMTLSQLKQYNGSSPKPDDFDSFWERALRDLDAQSLDYELEPAEFVSELAECFHLYFTGVGGARIHCKYVRPKKKVQEKGPGVVMFHGYSCDSGDWMEKVTYAAHGISVLAMDCRGQGGLSEDNLTVKGTTIRGHIIRGIDDPNPDNLYYRNVFLDTAQTARILMSMKEVDPARIGAFGLSQGGALTVACAALEPRVSMAVPVYPFLSDYRRTWELDITTSAYEEINYYFRFFDPHHLREDEIFNRLGYIDIQNLAERIQAKVLWVTGLSDTICPPSTQFAAYNKVLAPKELMVYYEYGHEYLPYLADRALQMFMTL; this comes from the coding sequence TTGGGAAGCGACATGACATTGTCACAATTAAAGCAGTATAACGGAAGCAGTCCAAAGCCGGATGATTTCGATTCATTTTGGGAACGGGCTCTGCGTGATTTGGACGCACAATCACTAGATTATGAACTAGAGCCTGCGGAGTTTGTCAGCGAACTGGCGGAATGTTTTCATCTGTATTTTACCGGTGTAGGTGGAGCAAGAATTCATTGTAAATATGTAAGACCAAAGAAGAAGGTGCAAGAAAAAGGCCCTGGTGTAGTAATGTTCCACGGATATTCCTGTGACAGCGGGGATTGGATGGAGAAGGTGACTTATGCGGCCCATGGGATTAGCGTTCTAGCAATGGATTGCCGGGGACAGGGCGGACTTTCCGAGGATAACCTTACCGTAAAAGGGACAACCATTCGTGGACACATCATTCGCGGCATTGACGATCCTAATCCAGACAACCTTTATTATCGTAATGTGTTTTTGGATACAGCTCAGACCGCTCGAATATTGATGTCTATGAAAGAGGTTGATCCAGCACGTATAGGTGCTTTTGGTTTATCTCAAGGTGGGGCACTTACTGTAGCATGTGCAGCATTAGAGCCGCGTGTGAGCATGGCCGTTCCTGTGTATCCTTTTCTATCAGATTATAGACGGACTTGGGAGCTGGATATCACTACGTCAGCTTATGAAGAAATTAACTATTATTTCCGCTTCTTTGATCCCCATCATTTGCGTGAGGACGAGATTTTTAATAGACTTGGTTACATCGATATTCAGAATCTCGCGGAGCGAATTCAGGCCAAAGTGTTGTGGGTAACAGGGTTATCCGATACGATTTGTCCCCCTTCAACGCAGTTTGCGGCATACAACAAAGTACTAGCGCCCAAAGAGCTTATGGTTTATTATGAGTACGGTCATGAGTATTTACCGTATCTTGCAGATCGGGCGTTACAGATGTTCATGACCTTGTAG
- a CDS encoding glycoside hydrolase family 130 protein: MSKVKLVGASANNIPNMPWQDKPAGYENPVWRHDDNPVIKRNPAKGVARIFNSAVAAYEGSFIGVFRVEDNTTRPHLRMGHSVDGLDWKIDDEPIQFIDEEGNPYQPRYAYDPRLVKVEDTFYIIWCTDFYGAAIGVAKTQDFKTFVSLENPFLPFNRNGVLFPRKINNNFVMLSRPSDSGHTPFGDVFLSESPDFVFWGKHRHVMSKGGQGWWQSVKIGGGPAPIETSEGWLMFYHGVTGTCNGLVYSIGAVILDINEPSKVKYRSKNFVLTPEEWYEERGFVNNVLFPCATLHDAETGHIAIYYGAADTYVGVAYTTVEEIVNYVIETHEEVGDDAGLGKI, translated from the coding sequence ATGAGTAAAGTGAAATTGGTTGGAGCGAGTGCAAATAACATCCCGAATATGCCTTGGCAGGATAAGCCTGCTGGCTACGAGAATCCGGTTTGGAGACATGATGATAATCCGGTTATCAAGAGAAATCCTGCAAAAGGTGTGGCTCGTATTTTTAATAGTGCGGTTGCTGCTTATGAAGGTAGTTTTATCGGAGTATTTCGTGTAGAAGATAACACAACTCGTCCACATCTACGTATGGGACATAGTGTTGACGGTCTGGATTGGAAGATTGATGATGAGCCGATCCAATTTATAGATGAAGAAGGTAATCCTTATCAGCCGCGTTATGCTTACGATCCTCGTCTGGTTAAGGTCGAAGATACATTTTATATTATTTGGTGTACTGATTTCTACGGAGCAGCAATAGGTGTAGCTAAAACGCAAGATTTCAAAACATTTGTAAGCTTGGAAAATCCGTTCCTACCATTTAACCGTAATGGCGTGCTGTTTCCAAGAAAAATCAATAATAACTTTGTAATGCTATCCCGTCCTAGTGACAGCGGTCATACGCCATTCGGTGATGTATTCCTTAGTGAGAGCCCTGACTTCGTATTTTGGGGTAAACACCGTCATGTGATGAGCAAAGGTGGCCAAGGCTGGTGGCAAAGTGTCAAAATCGGCGGCGGACCTGCACCGATCGAAACTTCTGAAGGCTGGTTGATGTTCTACCATGGCGTAACCGGAACCTGTAATGGGCTAGTTTATAGCATAGGCGCAGTTATTCTAGATATTAATGAGCCATCGAAAGTGAAATATCGCTCAAAGAACTTCGTATTAACACCGGAAGAATGGTACGAGGAAAGAGGTTTTGTAAATAACGTTCTTTTCCCTTGTGCCACACTGCATGATGCAGAAACCGGTCATATTGCCATCTATTATGGCGCTGCTGATACGTATGTAGGCGTTGCTTATACAACAGTTGAGGAGATCGTTAACTATGTTATCGAAACTCATGAAGAGGTTGGCGACGATGCGGGTTTAGGCAAAATTTAA